From a region of the Alnus glutinosa chromosome 1, dhAlnGlut1.1, whole genome shotgun sequence genome:
- the LOC133861443 gene encoding uncharacterized protein LOC133861443 codes for MNSGHTSIRALGQRSIASSFLSCSSKSSSDSKEDIQSEASKKGSGVSFADFLDRKLLTTSVLPRTVEGKSRPFSSPLAPIESIGTIDGCSEAKKGGEAKPNFVIGKVFFEQFKHTGEEKGDCEGSCSVGEVESHKIDEVQESRKRRNPFQGEDEKQTAQKHLLVLGGDPKPKQKGRQERFISKKKRSPLYNHYANGSGWWDCNMEGVDNEEVGVNEVWEGVGSTTLGGIEWH; via the exons ATGAATTCTGGACACACTTCAATTAGGGCTTTGGGGCAGCGCTCTATCGCTTCGTCATTCCTTTCTTGCTCTTCTAAATC ATCGAGTGATTCTAAAGAAGATATTCAGAGCGAAGCTTCGAAGAAGGGCTCAGGCGTGTCGTTCGCAGACTTCCTCGACCGGAAGCTGCTCACTACTTCTGTGCTACCCAGAACAGTTGAG GGAAAATCAAGGCCATTTTCATCGCCGCTGGCTCCAATAGAATCAATCGGCACCATTGATGGGTGCAGTGAGGCAAAGAAAGGTGGGGAAGCAAAGCCAAACTTTGTCATTGGTAAAGTGTTTTTTGAACAGTTCAAGCATACTGGTGAAGAGAAAGGAGATTGTGAAGGTTCCTGTAGTGTTGGTGAAGTGGAAAGTCATAAAATAGATGAGGTACAAGAatcaagaaaaaggagaaacCCATTTCAAG GTGAGGATGAGAAACAAACTGCTCAAAAACATTTGTTAGTTCTTGGAGGTGATccaaaaccaaagcaaaagggAAGGCAAGAAAGATTTATTAGCAAGAAGAAGCGGAGCCCTCTTTACAATCACT ATGCAAATGGTAGTGGCTGGTGGGACTGCAACATGGAAGGTGTTGACAATGAAGAAGTAGGCGTTAATGAAGTGTGGGAAGGGGTGGGCTCTACCACATTAGGAGGAATAGAGTGGCATTGA
- the LOC133858524 gene encoding F-box protein PP2-B1-like isoform X2: protein MDVTTVDVMPEECIATIISFTSPREACRDSLVSRIFASAAGSDLVWERFLPPDYQQIISESVSSGSSASSSLNNLSKKDLYFHLCDNPILLGNGNRSFAIDKLSGKKCYMLGARELSIVWGDNPQYWRWISSAELPVLAQSRFSEVALLLDVCWLEIRDTPGGHDGRLPRKREDKWFEIEFGEFFSGQVGSLVEMHLLGTAGNWKSGLVVHGIELRPK from the exons ATGGACGTTACTACCGTCGACGTAATGCCGGAAGAGTGCATCGCCACCATAATTTCCTTCACATCCCCTCGCGAAGCTTGCAGGGATTCGCTAGTCTCCCGGATCTTCGCGTCAGCCGCAGGTTCGGATCTCGTGTGGGAGAGGTTTCTGCCACCGGATTATCAGCAGATCATTTCTGAATCGGTTTCTTCGGGATCATCGGCATCATCATCCTTGAATAACTTATCCAAGAAGGATCTTTATTTCCATCTTTGCGACAATCCCATCCTCCTTGGCAACGGTAACAGG AGCTTCGCAATAGATAAATTGAGTGGGAAAAAGTGTTACATGCTGGGAGCGAGGGAGTTATCTATAGTATGGGGAGACAATCCGCAATACTGGAGGTGGATTTCTTCAGCTGAGTTGCCAGTTTTAGCCCAGTCCAG ATTCTCGGAGGTGGCTCTTCTTCTAGATGTGTGTTGGCTTGAAATAAGAG ATACACCAGGAGGACATGATGGACGACTTCCACGCAAGAGAGAGGACAAGTGGTTTGAGATTGAGTTTGGGGAATTCTTTAGTGGCCAAGTTGGTAGCCTGGTGGAAATGCACTTGCTGGGGACTGCCGGTAACTGGAAGTCTGGCCTTGTGGTCCATGGCATTGAGCTCCGGCCAAAATAA
- the LOC133858524 gene encoding putative F-box protein PP2-B12 isoform X1 — translation MDVTTVDVMPEECIATIISFTSPREACRDSLVSRIFASAAGSDLVWERFLPPDYQQIISESVSSGSSASSSLNNLSKKDLYFHLCDNPILLGNGNRSFAIDKLSGKKCYMLGARELSIVWGDNPQYWRWISSAELPVLAQSRFSEVALLLDVCWLEIRGRIETKILSPNTKYGAYFIYAIADHNYKLHHAVKVSISYENEGNATNAYLLPDTPGGHDGRLPRKREDKWFEIEFGEFFSGQVGSLVEMHLLGTAGNWKSGLVVHGIELRPK, via the exons ATGGACGTTACTACCGTCGACGTAATGCCGGAAGAGTGCATCGCCACCATAATTTCCTTCACATCCCCTCGCGAAGCTTGCAGGGATTCGCTAGTCTCCCGGATCTTCGCGTCAGCCGCAGGTTCGGATCTCGTGTGGGAGAGGTTTCTGCCACCGGATTATCAGCAGATCATTTCTGAATCGGTTTCTTCGGGATCATCGGCATCATCATCCTTGAATAACTTATCCAAGAAGGATCTTTATTTCCATCTTTGCGACAATCCCATCCTCCTTGGCAACGGTAACAGG AGCTTCGCAATAGATAAATTGAGTGGGAAAAAGTGTTACATGCTGGGAGCGAGGGAGTTATCTATAGTATGGGGAGACAATCCGCAATACTGGAGGTGGATTTCTTCAGCTGAGTTGCCAGTTTTAGCCCAGTCCAG ATTCTCGGAGGTGGCTCTTCTTCTAGATGTGTGTTGGCTTGAAATAAGAGGTAGAATTGAGACTAAAATCTTGTCCCCAAACACAAAATATGGCGCATACTTCATATACGCTATTGCAGATCATAACTATAAGCTTCACCACGCGGTGAAGGTGTCCATTAGCTATGAGAATGAAGGTAATGCTACCAATGCTTATTTGCTACCAGATACACCAGGAGGACATGATGGACGACTTCCACGCAAGAGAGAGGACAAGTGGTTTGAGATTGAGTTTGGGGAATTCTTTAGTGGCCAAGTTGGTAGCCTGGTGGAAATGCACTTGCTGGGGACTGCCGGTAACTGGAAGTCTGGCCTTGTGGTCCATGGCATTGAGCTCCGGCCAAAATAA
- the LOC133872540 gene encoding putative F-box protein PP2-B12 isoform X1 — protein sequence MDNTIDAVLPEECIAAIISLTSPPDACRYSLLSRIFRSAAAWDLVWEGFLPPDYQQIISQSESSVSSLLNVLPKKDLYFHLCRNPILIGNGNMSFSIDKSSGKKCYMLGARQLFVIWGDNTLYWKWVSSAESPVLAQSRSLSTALYACVHMHACLSFLYIAIVGVTFLVYEMCRFSEVAHLIQVCWFHMGGRFETKILSPNTKYGAYFVYTLVEDHFSGLDYPVKVSIEFENENEGNATNEAYLLPDTPEGLNAQVPRWREDMWLEVEIGEFFNGQVDRVVKMQLRETEVLNWKSGLVVHGIELRPKE from the exons ATGGATAATACGATCGACGCCGTACTGCCGGAAGAGTGCATCGCTGCCATAATTTCCTTAACATCCCCTCCCGATGCGTGCAGGTATTC gctACTCTCCCGGATCTTCAGATCGGCTGCAGCTTGGGATCTCGTGTGGGAGGGGTTTCTGCCACCAGATTATCAGCAGATCATTTCTCAATCGGAGTCGTCCGTGTCATCGCTTTTGAATGTCCTGCCCAAGAAGGATCTTTATTTCCATCTCTGCCGTAATCCCATCCTGATCGGCAACGGTAACATG AGCTTCTCAATTGATAAATCGAGTGGGAAAAAGTGTTACATGCTGGGAGCGAGGCAGTTATTTGTAATATGGGGAGACAATACGCTTTACTGGAAGTGGGTTTCTTCAGCTGAGTCGCCAGTTTTAGCCCAGTCCAGGTCTCTCTCTACCGCTCTGTACGCGTGCGTGCATATGCATGCTTGTTTATCCTTTTTGTACATAGCAATTGTGGGGGTAACATTCTTGGTGTATGAAATGTGCAGATTCTCAGAGGTGGCTCATCTTATACAAGTGTGTTGGTTTCACATGGGAGGTAGATTTGAGACTAAAATCTTGTCCCCAAACACAAAATATGGCGCCTACTTCGTTTACACTTTAGTGGAAGATCATTTCTCTGGGCTTGACTACCCAGTGAAGGTGtccattgaatttgaaaatgagaatgAAGGTAATGCTACCAATGAAGCTTATTTGTTACCAGATACACCAGAAGGACTGAATGCACAAGTTCCACGCTGGAGAGAGGACATGTGGTTGGAGGTTGAGATTGGGGAATTCTTCAATGGCCAAGTTGATAGGGTGGTGAAGATGCAATTGAGGGAGACTGAAGTCCTTAACTGGAAGTCCGGCCTTGTTGTCCACGGCATCGAGCTACGGCCAAAAGAGTAA
- the LOC133872540 gene encoding putative F-box protein PP2-B12 isoform X2, translating into MDNTIDAVLPEECIAAIISLTSPPDACRYSLLSRIFRSAAAWDLVWEGFLPPDYQQIISQSESSVSSLLNVLPKKDLYFHLCRNPILIGNGNMSFSIDKSSGKKCYMLGARQLFVIWGDNTLYWKWVSSAESPVLAQSRFSEVAHLIQVCWFHMGGRFETKILSPNTKYGAYFVYTLVEDHFSGLDYPVKVSIEFENENEGNATNEAYLLPDTPEGLNAQVPRWREDMWLEVEIGEFFNGQVDRVVKMQLRETEVLNWKSGLVVHGIELRPKE; encoded by the exons ATGGATAATACGATCGACGCCGTACTGCCGGAAGAGTGCATCGCTGCCATAATTTCCTTAACATCCCCTCCCGATGCGTGCAGGTATTC gctACTCTCCCGGATCTTCAGATCGGCTGCAGCTTGGGATCTCGTGTGGGAGGGGTTTCTGCCACCAGATTATCAGCAGATCATTTCTCAATCGGAGTCGTCCGTGTCATCGCTTTTGAATGTCCTGCCCAAGAAGGATCTTTATTTCCATCTCTGCCGTAATCCCATCCTGATCGGCAACGGTAACATG AGCTTCTCAATTGATAAATCGAGTGGGAAAAAGTGTTACATGCTGGGAGCGAGGCAGTTATTTGTAATATGGGGAGACAATACGCTTTACTGGAAGTGGGTTTCTTCAGCTGAGTCGCCAGTTTTAGCCCAGTCCAG ATTCTCAGAGGTGGCTCATCTTATACAAGTGTGTTGGTTTCACATGGGAGGTAGATTTGAGACTAAAATCTTGTCCCCAAACACAAAATATGGCGCCTACTTCGTTTACACTTTAGTGGAAGATCATTTCTCTGGGCTTGACTACCCAGTGAAGGTGtccattgaatttgaaaatgagaatgAAGGTAATGCTACCAATGAAGCTTATTTGTTACCAGATACACCAGAAGGACTGAATGCACAAGTTCCACGCTGGAGAGAGGACATGTGGTTGGAGGTTGAGATTGGGGAATTCTTCAATGGCCAAGTTGATAGGGTGGTGAAGATGCAATTGAGGGAGACTGAAGTCCTTAACTGGAAGTCCGGCCTTGTTGTCCACGGCATCGAGCTACGGCCAAAAGAGTAA